In Ipomoea triloba cultivar NCNSP0323 chromosome 7, ASM357664v1, a single genomic region encodes these proteins:
- the LOC116024438 gene encoding transcription factor MYB16-like yields the protein MESSPCCEKVGLKKGPWTPEEDKQLLAYIEQYGHGSWQALPEKAGLQRCGKSCRLRWTNYLRPDIKRGNFSLQEEQSVIQLHAFLGNRWSAIASHLPKRTDNEIKNYWNTHLKKKLSKMGIDPMTHRPKINSSFGSAANLNHMAQWETARLEAEARHSKTSKLLYIESSQPVTHTDLTIQIPQLCSDNYKIWKERILLNLGWKELDYAVNNNKPQIPTNSSTPDEIALYERWERSNRLSVILIKSNVSDSVRGIVDAYTDVKPLLEALDAQYASSVKSLTSTLIMKFSSLRLKHC from the exons ATGGAAAGTTCACCGTGCTGTGAAAAGGTAGGGTTGAAGAAAGGGCCATGGACACCTGAGGAAGACAAGCAGTTGTTGGCTTACATTGAGCAGTACGGCCATGGAAGCTGGCAAGCTTTGCCTGAAAAAGCTG GGCTGCAAAGATGTGGGAAGAGCTGCAGACTAAGATGGACTAACTACTTGAGACCTGACATTAAAAGAGGAAACTTTAGTCTGCAGGAAGAACAATCCGTCATTCAGCTCCATGCTTTTCTTGGAAATAG ATGGTCAGCCATTGCTTCTCACCTGCCAAAGAGAACAGATAATGAGATAAAGAACTATTGGAATACTCATttgaagaagaaactaagtAAGATGGGCATTGATCCAATGACGCATAGGCCAAAGATAAACTCCTCCTTCGGCTCAGCCGCCAATCTCAACCACATGGCTCAGTGGGAAACCGCCCGGCTCGAAGCCGAAGCTCGCCACTCAAA GACTTCCAAACTATTGTACATTGAAT CATCTCAACCCGTTACTCATACTGATTTGACCATTCAAATTCCCCAACTCTGTAGTGACAACTataagatttggaaagaaaggattCTCTTGAATTTAGGGTGGAAAGAGTTGGACTATGCTGTCAATAACAATAAACCACAAATCCCTACAAATTCAAGTACACCTGATGAAATTGCACTATATGAGCGATGGGAGAGATCCAATCGGCTCAGTGTAATTTTGATCAAGTCTAATGTTTCGGATTCAGTTCGTGGTATTGTTGACGCATATACAGATGTCAAGCCCTTGCTTGAGGCCCTTGACGCTCAATATGCCAGCTCAGTGAAGTCTTTAACTAGCACCcttattatgaaattttcttcCCTTCGTTTAAAACACTGTTAA